One Musa acuminata AAA Group cultivar baxijiao unplaced genomic scaffold, Cavendish_Baxijiao_AAA HiC_scaffold_785, whole genome shotgun sequence genomic window, TTGTGATGGACCTGGAAGAGGGGGGACATGTCAAGTATCTGCCTGGGATCATGTCTTCTTAGGTCTATTCTGGATGTACAATGCGATTTCCGTAGTTATTTTCCATTTCAGTTGGAAAATGCAGTCGGATGTTTGGGGTACTATAAGTGATCAAGGGGTAGTAACTCATATTACAGGAGGAAACTTTGCGCAGAGTTCCATTACTATTAATGGGTGGCTTCGAGATTTCTTATGGGCACAGGCATCTCAGGTAATTCAGTCTTATGGTTCTTCATTATCTGCATATGGTCTCTTTTTCTTAGGTGCTCATTTTGTCTGGGCTTTCAGTTTAATGTTTCTATTCAGTGGCCGTGGTTATTGGCAAGAACTCATTGAATCCATCGTTTGGGCTCATAACAAATTAAAAGTTGCTCCTGCTACTCAGCCTAGAGCCTTGAGCATTGTACAAGGACGTGCTGTAGGAGTAACCCATTACCTTCTGGGTGGAATTGCCACAACATGGGCATTCTTCTTAGCAAGAATTATTGCAGTAGGATAATGGCTAGGAGGATTTGAAAGGCATTATGGCATTAAGATTTCCGAGGTTTAGCCAAGGCTTAGCTCAGGACCCCACTACTCGTCGTATTTGGTTTGGTATTGCTACCGCACATGACTTCGAGAGTCATGATGATATTACTGAGGAACGTCTTTATCAGAACATTTTTGCTTCTCACTTTGGGCAATTAGCAATAATCTTTCTGTGGACGTCCGGAAATCTCTTTCATGTAGCTTGGCAAGGAAATTTTGAGTCATGGATACAAGACCCTTTACATGTAAGACCTATTGCTCATGCAATTTGGGATCCTCATTTTGGTCAACCAGCTGTAGAAGCCTTTACTCGAGGAGGTGCTACCGGTCCAGTGAATATCGCTTATTCCGGCGTTTATCAGTGGTGGTATACAATCGGATTACGCACTAATGAAGATCTTTATACTGGAGctctttttctattatttctttctgctaTATCCTTAATAGCGGGTTGGTTACACTTACAACCAAAATGGAAACCAAGCGTTTCGTGGTTCAAAAATGCCGAATctcgtctaaatcatcatttgTCAGGACTTTTCGGAGTGAGTTCTTTGGCTTGGACAGGACATTTAGTTCATGTCGCTATTCCAGGATCCAGGGGACAGTACGTCAGATGGAATAATTTTTTAGATGTATTACCCTATCCTCAAGGGTTGGGACCACTTTTTACGGGTCAGTGGAATCTTTATGCCCAAAACCCTGATTCGAGTAGCCATTTATTTGGTACTTCCCAAGGAACAGGAACTGCCATTCTAACCCTTCTCGGTGGATTTCATCCACAAACGCAAAGTTtatggctgaccgatattgctcatcatcatttagctattgcatttattttcctgatcgctggtcatatgtatagaacTAACTTCGGGATTGGGCACAGTATCAAAGATCTTTTAGAAACACATATTCCTCCAGGGGGTCGATTAGGGCGTGGGCATAAGGGTCTTTATGACACAATCAATAATTCGCTTCATTTTCAATTAGGTCTTGCTCTAGCCTCTTTAGGGGTTATTACTTCCTTAGTAGCTCAACACATGTACTCTTTACCTGCTTATGCATTCATAGCACAAGACTTTACTACTCAAGCTGCGTTATATACTCatcaccaatacatcgcagggtttatCATGACAGGAGCCTTTGCTCATGGAGCTATATTCTTCATTAGAGATTACAATCCAGAACAGAATGAGGATAATGTATTGGCAAGAATGTTAGACCACAAAGAAGCTATCATATCTCATTTAAGTTGGGCCAGCCTGTTTCTTGGGTTCCATACCTTGGGCCTTTATGTTCATAACGATGTTATGCTCGCTTTTGGTACTCCGGaaaaacaaatcttgattgaacCTATATTTGCCCAATGGATACAATCCGCTCATGGTAAGACTTCATATGGGTTCGATGTACTCTTATCTTCAACGAATGGCCCAGCATTCAATGCAGGTCGAAGCATATGGTTACCGGGCTGGTTGAATGCTGTTAATGAGAATAGTAATTCACTCTTCTTAACAATAGGTCCTGGGGACTTCTTGGTTCATCATGCTATTGCTCTAGGTTTGCATACAACTACACTGATTTTAGTAAAAGGTGCTTTAGATGCACGTGGTTCCAAGTTAATGCCAGATAAAAAGGATTTCGGTTATAGTTTTCCTTGCGACGGCCCAGGACGCGGCGGTACTTGTGATATTTCTGCTTGGGACGCATTTTATTTGGCAGTTTTCTGGATGTTAAATACCATTGGGTGGGTTACTTTTTATTGGCATTGGAAACACATCACTTTATGGCAGGGTAACGTTTCACAATTTAATGAATCTTCCACTTATTTAATGGGATGGTTAAGAGATTATCTATGGTTAAACTCTTCACAACTTATCAATGGATATAATCCTTTTGGTATGAATAGTTTATCCGTATGGGCGTGGATGTTCTTATTTGGACATCTTGTTTGGGCTACTggatttatgtttttaatttcttGGCGCGGATATTGGCAGGAATTGATTGAAACTTTAGCATGGGCTCATGAACGCACACCTTTGGCTAATTTGATTCGATGGAGAGATAAGCCAGTGGCTCTTTCCATTGTGCAAGCAAGATTGGTTGGATTAGCCCACTTTTCCGTAGGCTATATATTCACTTATGCAGCTTTCTTGATTGCCTCTACATCAGGAAAATttggttaattttaatttagttatttattattttttttatgtactgTATCAGCAACAATCTCATTTGTTTCGATGGAGAGGGAGGATCTACCTTCTTATATTTTTACATCTAGGATCCGAACTGTATCATTGATAATAATAGGAACTGAACATTATATTATGGCAAGAAAAAGTTTGATTCAGAGGGAGAAGAAGCGGCAGAAATTGGAACAGAAATATCATTTGATTCGTcgatcctcaaaaaaaaaaataagcaaaGTTCCATCATTGAGTGAAAAATGGGAAATTCATGGAAAATTGCAATCCCCACCACGTAATAGTGCACCTATACGTCTCCATCGACGTTGTTTTTTGACTGGAAGACCTAGAGCTAACTATCGAGACTTTGGGCTATCCGGACACATACTTCGAGAAATGTTTCATGCATGTTTGTTACCTGGGCGCAATAAGATCAAGTTGGTAAAGAGAAAAATATCCTTtcgtatttgtatgaatctctatgatcttttgtatgaatctctatgatctATTATCATAGAAGATAGAGGAGCCCTCTTTACCATTCTGTATAAATAGACTATTCTATTTGTACGGATATGGTAGAGGGGCGTATCCAATCTTTCTTCGTACATAAGTTCCCGGTTCTTCAGCGCGGAGTAGAGCAGTTTGGTAGCTCGCAAGGCTCATAACCTTGAGGTCACGGGTTCAAATCCTGTCTCCGCaacatttttttgtaaaaaaaaaaagatctttttaggtgtaattctaattaataactatttttttgggggggggtagttagcattagggggggtagttagcattagtagttcgaatttaattttggattttatctcttatcttatcataatacattacttcaccgtgggcggatagcgggaatcgaacccgcatcTTCTCCTTGGCAAAGAGAAATTTTACCATTCGACCATATCCGCATTTTCTGCGTTCCTGATACGCACGCATATGTCCACACATATAtgacatatatcatatatcatatatgcgTCTGGATCATATGTACAGGGCCAAATATTCAGATAcaagaatgaaatataattttttttggaactcagattgaatcttaatg contains:
- the LOC135664031 gene encoding photosystem I P700 chlorophyll a apoprotein A2, with amino-acid sequence MALRFPRFSQGLAQDPTTRRIWFGIATAHDFESHDDITEERLYQNIFASHFGQLAIIFLWTSGNLFHVAWQGNFESWIQDPLHVRPIAHAIWDPHFGQPAVEAFTRGGATGPVNIAYSGVYQWWYTIGLRTNEDLYTGALFLLFLSAISLIAGWLHLQPKWKPSVSWFKNAESRLNHHLSGLFGVSSLAWTGHLVHVAIPGSRGQYVRWNNFLDVLPYPQGLGPLFTGQWNLYAQNPDSSSHLFGTSQGTGTAILTLLGGFHPQTQSLWLTDIAHHHLAIAFIFLIAGHMYRTNFGIGHSIKDLLETHIPPGGRLGRGHKGLYDTINNSLHFQLGLALASLGVITSLVAQHMYSLPAYAFIAQDFTTQAALYTHHQYIAGFIMTGAFAHGAIFFIRDYNPEQNEDNVLARMLDHKEAIISHLSWASLFLGFHTLGLYVHNDVMLAFGTPEKQILIEPIFAQWIQSAHGKTSYGFDVLLSSTNGPAFNAGRSIWLPGWLNAVNENSNSLFLTIGPGDFLVHHAIALGLHTTTLILVKGALDARGSKLMPDKKDFGYSFPCDGPGRGGTCDISAWDAFYLAVFWMLNTIGWVTFYWHWKHITLWQGNVSQFNESSTYLMGWLRDYLWLNSSQLINGYNPFGMNSLSVWAWMFLFGHLVWATGFMFLISWRGYWQELIETLAWAHERTPLANLIRWRDKPVALSIVQARLVGLAHFSVGYIFTYAAFLIASTSGKFG